The following coding sequences are from one Diospyros lotus cultivar Yz01 chromosome 7, ASM1463336v1, whole genome shotgun sequence window:
- the LOC127805637 gene encoding uncharacterized protein LOC127805637, whose product MASNLVQLQVPKLTKENYERWCIQFKALFGSQELWEVVSNGYVEPSSEAEALYTADQKNSLRDQRKKDKKALFLLYQGLEDDTFEKISEATNSKEVWDNLSTIYKGVERVKKVRLQTLRSEFEAVHMTEGELVSDYYSRLIAIVNQMKRNGEKLEDVRVMEKILRSLTHNFEHVVTAIEESKNLETMSTEELLGSLRVHELRIKKHSQSNSTDQALVSKFTFDNSNSEHVQGQTSQRGRATYRGRGRGRGGYGRGKANVQCFNCHKFGHYSFECSSKFEDHVNLAEASNDVDEEPTLLIVHKESVEQTNVWYLDSGASNHMCGRKECFVDLKEESGGLVSLGDGSKLLVAGKGKIQDEEQYS is encoded by the exons atggCATCAAACTTGGTCCAGCTTCAAGTTCCTAAGTTGACAAAAGAAAACTATGAAAGGTGGTGTATCCAATTCAAAGCATTGTTCGGTTCACAAGAGTTGTGGGAGGTAGTTTCAAATGGTTATGTTGAACCAAGTTCAGAAGCTGAAGCTCTCTACACTGCTGACCAGAAGAATTCTCTAAGAGACCAAcgaaaaaaagataagaaggcACTCTTTTTGCTGTACCAAGGATTGGAGGATGATACGTTTGAGAAAATTTCTGAAGCAACAAACAGCAAGGAGGTCTGGGACAACCTGAGCACAATTTATAAAGGAGTTGAAAGAGTGAAGAAGGTGAGATTGCAGACTCTTAGAAGTGAGTTTGAAGCAGTTCACATGACAGAAGGGGAATTAGTCTCAGATTATTACTCACGACTTATTGCAATTGTCAATCAAATgaagagaaatggagaaaagCTTGAAGATGTTCGAGTAATGGAGAAGATACTGAGGTCTCTTACTCATAATTTTGAGCATGTAGTAACAGCTATAGAGGAGTCAAAGAATCTGGAAACAATGAGTACTGAAGAACTTTTAGGATCTCTGAGAGTTCATGAACTACGTATAAAGAAGCATTCTCAGTCAAACTCAACAGATCAAGCTTTGGTGTCAAAATTCACTTTTGATAATTCAAACAGTGAACATGTTCAAGGACAAACTTCTCAACGTGGAAGAGCAACTTATCGTGGACGAGGTAGAGGTCGCGGAGGATATGGCAGAGGTAAAGCAAATGTTCAATGTTTTAATTGCCATAAATTTGGACATTACTCTTTTGAATGTTCCAGCAAATTTGAAGATCATGTGAACTTAGCTGAAGCCTCTAATGACGTTGATGAAGAACCAACTTTGCTGATAGTGCATAAAGAATCTGTTGAGCAAACTAATGTCTGGTATCTTGACTCCGGAGCGTCTAATCATATGTGTGGTCGAAAGGAATGTTTCGTGGATCTGAAAGAAGAATCTGGTGGACTAGTAAGTCTTGGAGATGGCTCGAAGTTGCTGGTTGCAGGGAAAGGAAAGATCCAG GATGAAGAGCAATATTCTTAG